From the genome of Micromonospora lupini:
CCGCCACCACCGCTGGTACGGCTGCCGGCCGCGCCCGACCAGGTCGGCCACCGTGACACCCTCGGGCACCAGTGGGCTCTGCGGCAGGACGCCGAGGCGGCGGGCTACGTCGCGGGTGGGCAGGTCGCGGATGGCGGCGCCGTCCAGCAGGACCGTGCCGCGCCGCGGTGTGAGCAGCCGGGCCATCGTGCGCAGCAGTGTGGACTTGCCGCAGGCGTTGGGCCCGACGATGACTGTGAACGCGTCGGTCGGCAGGTCCAGGGTGAGCCCGTCGAGCACTGTCCTCTCGTCGTAGCCGACGACCAGGTCGCGGGTGGAGAGCATCACACGACTCCTTGAGGGCGTCACGACGACCGCTGCCGTCCACGTAGCAACAGGAAGATCAGGTACGGGCCGCCGATCGCGGCGGTCAGCACACCGGCCGGCAGTTGGGTGGGTGCGAGCAGCCGCCGGCCGGCCAGGTCGGCCAGCACGAGCAGCAGCGCGCCGAGCAGCGCGGCGCAGACGAGCGGCGGCCGTTCGGCGCGGACCAGCCTGCGGGCCAGCTGCGGCGCGACAAGCGCCACGAAGTCGACGGCGCCGACCTGCGCGGTGACCATCGCGGCGACGAGCACGCCGGTGCCGGCGAGCCCGATCCGGCGGGCCACCGGACGCAGCCCGACACCGCGCGCGGTGTCGTCGTCCAGGGCGGTGCTGTTCAGAGCCCAGCCGGCCCAGGCCAGCACCGGCAGCAGCACCAGCAGGGTGCCGGAGATCCAGGCGGCCTCGGTCCAGCCCTTGCCGGCCAGGGTGCCGATCAGCCAGATCTGCGCCCGCAGGCCGTCGATCGGGTCGGCGGTGAGCATGACCACCTCGGTGAGCGCCCGGAAGGCGAACGCGACAGCCACGCCGGCGAGGACGAACCGCTGCGCGGCCAGGCCGTGCCGGGCGCCGAGGGCGAACAGCAGCACCGCCGCCAGCAGGCCGCCGACCAGCGCGCTTGGCGCCACGAGCACCGCCGCCGCGCCGCTGGTCAGGGCCACGGTCGCGGCAAGGCCGGCGCCCTGGGTGATGCCGATGACGTCCGGACTGGCGAGGGGGTTGCGCGCCACGCTCTGGATCAGCGTGCCGGCCACGCCGAAGGCCGCCCCGGCCACCGCGGCCAGCACGATCCGGGGCAACCGCAGATCAAGAACGACGAGGTCGTACGGGGTGCCGGCGCCGGAGAGCGCGCGCAGCACGTCGGCCGGGGCGACGTACGGGGTGCCGAGGGAGAGGCTGAGCAGCATCGCGAGCAGGAGCAGCACGGTCAGCACGGTGGCGACCAGCACCGCTCGGCGGCGGATCTGCAGGCTGAGCGGGCCGACCCGCAGCAGCGACCGCCCCGGCAGCCGGGCACGGTCGACACCTGCCGAGCCTGCGGGGCCTGCCGGGCCGGGGACGGGGCGCTGGGTGGTCGTCACGCGGTCACCACCCGGGCGCGGCGGACAAGCACGGCCAGCAGCGGCGCGCCGATCAGGGCGGTGATGATCCCGGCCGGTATCTCGCCGGGCGGGGCGACGAGCCGGCCGACGACGTCGGCGCCGAGCAGCAGCGCGGGCCCGAGCAGGGCGGAGACGGCGAGGGTCCAGCGGTGGTCCGCGCCGACCAGGGCGCGGGCCAGGTGCGGCACGGCCAGCCCGACGAAGGCGACCGGCCCGGCGGCGGCCACCGCGGCGCCGGTGAGCAGCACCGCGGCGAGGCCGCCGGTGAGGCGGACCAGCCCGATGCGGTGGCCCAGGCCGCGGGCCACGTCGTCGCCGAGAGCCAGCGCGTCCAGGCCCCGAGCCACCAGGGCCGCCAGCAGCAGCCCGACGAGGACGAACGGCAGCACCTGGGCGGTGACACCGAGGTCCCGGCCGGCCAACCCGCCGACCACCCAGAACCGGTACTCCTCGAAGGTGCGGGCGTCGATGCTGAGCAGCGCGTACACCCCGGAGGCGAGGCTGGCGTCGAGCGCCGCGCCGACAAGCGCGAGGGTGACCGGGCTCGCGCCCTCGCGGGCCCGGCTGGCGATGGCGAAGACCAGCAGCCCGGCAACGAGCGCCCCGGCGATGCCGAACCACACGTAGCCGGCGAGCGTGCCGACGCCGAAGACCGAGATGGCGAGCACCACGCCGAACGACGCGCCGGCGCTGATGCCGAGGATGCGAGGCTCGGCGAGGGGGTTACGGGTGAGCGCCTGGAACAGCACTCCGGCCACAGCGAGCGCGAGCCCGACGGCGAGGCCCAGGGCGGTGCGCGGCATGCGCAGTTCCCGGACGATCGTGCTGGCGTCGCTGCCGTCCGGCGCGACGAGGGCGTGCCAGACCGCACCGACACCGAGCTGCCGGCTGCCCAGCGCGAAGCTCGCCAGCACGGCGAGCAGCAGCACCAGCGCGGCGCCGGCGGTGACGGCCACCCGTCGGCCGGTACGGGCACCGGACCGGTTGCGGGCCGGCGTCGGCCGGGCGGCGAGGGCGGTCACGAGTCTCCTGCACGTTCGAGCTTAGGTTCGCCTAACCTTAGCCGACCTGCGGAAAGTGACCTAACCGGCGTCTGTCGATACCGACGAGGACGCCTCCGGCCCGCCCGCCGCGCTGCCGTCCCCGGCCGCCGCGCCACCGCCCGGCAGCACGATCAGTGGCCGCATCATCTCGTTGTCCTCGTGCTCCAGCAGGTGACAGTGCCAGGCGAAGCGGCCCGGCAGGTCGAAGCGCGCCTTGATCCGGGTCACCTCCCACGGGTACGCGAGCACCGTGTCCATCCACCCCCGCTCCCCCGGAGCCGGCGGTACCCGGCCCGAGTGCCCGCGGCCGAGCAGCTCGAACTGGGCCTGGTGCAGGTGGACCGGGTGGACGAGTCGGGTGAAGTTGCGCACCTCCCACACCTCGGTGGCGCCCAGGACGGGCTGCTCGGTCACCGGATCACTCCAGTGCATCGGCCGACCCCGACCACGCTCGTCGAGGGTGCCGAGCAGCATCATCATCGACCCCGACGGGCCGGACATCCGCTCGTTGAGCGACAACCGCCGGACCCGGTCGGCAGTCGGCAGCCGAGGACGCGCCGGCAGCCGCAGGTGCTCCGGCGGCACGCTCGCATCCGGGTCGGTCGCCTCGGTGACCACGAAGCGCAGCACCTGGCCGGTGGTCCGTGGGTCGGCCGGCGGGAAGTCCACCCCGGGCCGGCCACCGCGGTACGCCCAGTCGGGCCCCTCGTTGACGAGGTACAGCTCGGTGCCGGCGGGCACGTCGGTGAAGTCGACGATGGCGTCGACCCGCTGGGCGGGGCCGAGGCCCACGCGTTCGTGTGACACCGGCTCGGGCAGGAACCCGCCGTCGCTGCCGATCTGCCAGATCGGCAATACCGGGCGGGCCGGCCGCGCCGTGGCGTGGGCTGCCACGCTCAGCAGCAGGAAGCGGCTGTTGGAGGCGTTGAGCAGGCGGAACCGGTAGCGCCGCCGCTGCACCGTGAGGCTGGGCCAGGTGCGGCCGTTGACGACGATTGTCGAGCCGACGCCTGGCGACGCGTGCCCGCCCGGGTAGAGCAGGTCGCCGTCGGCGGTGAAGCTCCGGTCCTGGATCATCAGCGGAACATCGCGGTACCGGGCGTCCGGCGGGTCGTCGTGCGCCGGCCCCGGGCCGGGCAGCACCCCGTCCGGCAGGTCGCCGGCGCCGCCGAGCAGGTAGAACCCGGCCGGCCCGGCGTAGACGTTCTGGGCGGTGACCCCCAACGTGTGGTCGTGGTACCAGAGGGTGCCGGGCGCCTGGTCGTTGGCGTACTCGAAGGTGGCCGAGCCCGGCGCCCAGCGCAGGCCGCAACGCTCGGCGAAGCGGGACCGGAACTCGTCGTACGCGCTGCCGCAGACGGCGAAGTCGGACGGTAGGTCGCGGGCCACCGGCAGGTACCACGCCTCGGCGTGCCCGTCGCTGTCCTGCGTGCTGTGCCCGCCGTGCAGGTGCACCACCTGGGGCACCGGCCCGCGGTAGCCCCGCGGGTCGCCGTCGCGGTGGCCGTGCTGGTCCCGGTCCGCGTTTCCGCCGGCCGGGTTGGCCCAGTGCAGGGTGGGGTCGACCGGCAGCAGGTGCGGCAGGAAGTCACCCCGGTCGTCGACGAGCTGGTTGACCCAGGTCACCCGCACCGGGTGGTTCACCCGCGCCACGATGCTGGGCGCCGGGTAGCCGAAGCTGCCGGGATGGGCCGTGGAGCCGTAACCCCACACCGTCGTACGCGGCCAGGACGGCGGCAGGATCTGCTGGCGGAACTGCCGCACCGCGATGACGTACGTGTCCCGCTCCGGACCTGTCGACACCGCTGGCATGGCCGGTGGGATCCGCAGCGGCGCGACGTACTTCGGGATGTCGGCGGCGTGCAGTCGCGCCGGCCCGACGAGCGCGCGGCCCGCGGCCGTGGAGCCCCCCGGGACCAGCATCGCGGCGCCACCTGCGGCACCGACGCCGAGCAGCCCTCGTCTGGTGACCATGCCACACCTCCCGTTCGCGTCCATTCCCCATAAGAGAATGGGTTTCGCGGACGGGGACAAGTGCGACAGAACACCGATGACACCCGTAAGAGGAACATTCCGCTCTGCTCGCGCCATAGGCTTGTGACCATGCGATTCGACAGGCACACGGTCGTCCTCCTGGTCCGACCGGCGGATCCGCCGGACCTGCCACCGGAGGCGCTCGACCGGGTGCAGAGCGCCCACCTGGCCCATCAGGCGGGGTTCGTGGAGCAGGGGCTGGTGCTGGCGGCCGGGCCGCTGCTTGACGCCGACGACTGCCACCTGCGGGGCTTCGTCGTGTTCTCGATCTCCCCGGAGGAGGTACGCGGGCTCTACGCCGACGATCCGGCCGTCCGCGCCGGCCTGCTCGTCGCACGGGTGACGAGTTGGATGGTGCCGGAGGGCACCGTGCGGTTCGAGAGCGTGCCGATGCCCCGGTCGATGCTTGAGGCTGCCGCGGGCGACTGAGGCCACCCGCCACGGCCCTCGGCGGTCAGGCGCGTGGGCCCTCGGCGGTCAGCCGAGCAGGCCCTCGATCGGGACCACCCGCAGATCTTCCACAGTGCCGACGATCACCCGCAGCGACGGGAAGTAGGCACCGAGAACCCGCCCGCACCTGTCGCACGGCTCGACGACCTCGCGTCCCCGGTCGGCGACCGTGACGATCGTCTCCAGCTCGGTCACGCCCTGCGTGGCGGCGGCGCCGATCACGACCAGTTCCGCGCAGGTGTCCCCGCTGTCGTGTCGCACGTTCACGCCGGAGAAGACCCGACCGTCGGCGGTCCGGGCGGCCGACGCGCCGGTGTGGCGCTCGCTGCGACACCGCAGTTTGGCGACCGCCGTGGCGGCCTGCACCAACGCCCGGTCGGTGTCCCGCAGCTCCATCCCGGCCCCCCAGCGCTCGACGTCGGCCGCAACTCTAGACGGCCGTCCGAGCGCCGACGGAC
Proteins encoded in this window:
- a CDS encoding FecCD family ABC transporter permease, encoding MTTTQRPVPGPAGPAGSAGVDRARLPGRSLLRVGPLSLQIRRRAVLVATVLTVLLLLAMLLSLSLGTPYVAPADVLRALSGAGTPYDLVVLDLRLPRIVLAAVAGAAFGVAGTLIQSVARNPLASPDVIGITQGAGLAATVALTSGAAAVLVAPSALVGGLLAAVLLFALGARHGLAAQRFVLAGVAVAFAFRALTEVVMLTADPIDGLRAQIWLIGTLAGKGWTEAAWISGTLLVLLPVLAWAGWALNSTALDDDTARGVGLRPVARRIGLAGTGVLVAAMVTAQVGAVDFVALVAPQLARRLVRAERPPLVCAALLGALLLVLADLAGRRLLAPTQLPAGVLTAAIGGPYLIFLLLRGRQRSS
- a CDS encoding FecCD family ABC transporter permease, which produces MTALAARPTPARNRSGARTGRRVAVTAGAALVLLLAVLASFALGSRQLGVGAVWHALVAPDGSDASTIVRELRMPRTALGLAVGLALAVAGVLFQALTRNPLAEPRILGISAGASFGVVLAISVFGVGTLAGYVWFGIAGALVAGLLVFAIASRAREGASPVTLALVGAALDASLASGVYALLSIDARTFEEYRFWVVGGLAGRDLGVTAQVLPFVLVGLLLAALVARGLDALALGDDVARGLGHRIGLVRLTGGLAAVLLTGAAVAAAGPVAFVGLAVPHLARALVGADHRWTLAVSALLGPALLLGADVVGRLVAPPGEIPAGIITALIGAPLLAVLVRRARVVTA
- a CDS encoding multicopper oxidase family protein, yielding MVTRRGLLGVGAAGGAAMLVPGGSTAAGRALVGPARLHAADIPKYVAPLRIPPAMPAVSTGPERDTYVIAVRQFRQQILPPSWPRTTVWGYGSTAHPGSFGYPAPSIVARVNHPVRVTWVNQLVDDRGDFLPHLLPVDPTLHWANPAGGNADRDQHGHRDGDPRGYRGPVPQVVHLHGGHSTQDSDGHAEAWYLPVARDLPSDFAVCGSAYDEFRSRFAERCGLRWAPGSATFEYANDQAPGTLWYHDHTLGVTAQNVYAGPAGFYLLGGAGDLPDGVLPGPGPAHDDPPDARYRDVPLMIQDRSFTADGDLLYPGGHASPGVGSTIVVNGRTWPSLTVQRRRYRFRLLNASNSRFLLLSVAAHATARPARPVLPIWQIGSDGGFLPEPVSHERVGLGPAQRVDAIVDFTDVPAGTELYLVNEGPDWAYRGGRPGVDFPPADPRTTGQVLRFVVTEATDPDASVPPEHLRLPARPRLPTADRVRRLSLNERMSGPSGSMMMLLGTLDERGRGRPMHWSDPVTEQPVLGATEVWEVRNFTRLVHPVHLHQAQFELLGRGHSGRVPPAPGERGWMDTVLAYPWEVTRIKARFDLPGRFAWHCHLLEHEDNEMMRPLIVLPGGGAAAGDGSAAGGPEASSSVSTDAG
- a CDS encoding YciI family protein, which gives rise to MRFDRHTVVLLVRPADPPDLPPEALDRVQSAHLAHQAGFVEQGLVLAAGPLLDADDCHLRGFVVFSISPEEVRGLYADDPAVRAGLLVARVTSWMVPEGTVRFESVPMPRSMLEAAAGD
- a CDS encoding cytidine deaminase, with protein sequence MELRDTDRALVQAATAVAKLRCRSERHTGASAARTADGRVFSGVNVRHDSGDTCAELVVIGAAATQGVTELETIVTVADRGREVVEPCDRCGRVLGAYFPSLRVIVGTVEDLRVVPIEGLLG